A window from Argopecten irradians isolate NY chromosome 3, Ai_NY, whole genome shotgun sequence encodes these proteins:
- the LOC138318409 gene encoding beta-1,4-galactosyltransferase 4-like isoform X2 — MKLGFFRLSLRRWRRIKIVLLLLVFVFCICIVDLRTIFSEISFALFGHPNFAIELPVRNLDSCHQEIHFLEHQSVNEELEITLEYLEVLYGNRSLGGGHFTPVPPDMCSSVGRTAVILPYRNRKKHLLQYLYHVLPKLIRQQIDFTIFVIEQNEGSTFNRGMIRNIGFVEVMKYGQYDCFIFNDVDTVIEDDRNVFYCNPSAVRHLMSGLDRHNYRMPYFSLVGGIIGFTPEQFKKINGYSNLFFLWGAEDDDLYRRIIAEDLMIERPPNPIGYVTTLKHKQDPVSDARLRIYRSLDGYYKSEGLNSLEYKLLDIHKMRLFTRIYVDVDENAIRKRFF, encoded by the exons ATCTGCATTGTCGATCTGAGAACGATCTTCAGCGAAATATCTTTTGCTTTGTTTGGTCATCCAAATTTTGCCATTGAATTGCCTGTCCGCAACTTGGACTCCTGTCACCAAGAGATACATTTCT TGGAACATCAATCGGTAAACGAGGAGCTTGAGATAACTTTAGAGTACTTGGAGGTACTTTATGGTAACCGAAGTTTAGGAGGTGGTCATTTCACACCTGTGCCGCCAGACATGTGTTCATCTGTAGGTAGGACGGCTGTCATACTGCCTTACCGGAACCGGAAGAAGCACCTACTACAGTATCTTTATCACGTCCTACCAAAACTCATTCGGCAGCAAATTGACTTTACTATATTCGTCATTGAACAG AATGAAGGCTCAACCTTCAACAGAGGTATGATAAGGAACATCGGTTTTGTAGAAGTGATGAAATATGGACAATAcgattgttttatatttaatgatGTGGATACCGTTATTGAGGACGATCGTAATGTGTTTTACTGCAATCCTTCAGCTGTTCGACACTTGATGTCCGGCCTAGATCGACATAACTATCG AATGCCTTATTTTTCTCTTGTTGGAGGGATTATAGGATTTACTCCAGAgcagtttaaaaaaatcaacggCTACTccaatttatttttcttgtgGGGTGCTGAGGATGACGATCTGTACCGACG AATTATCGCCGAAGATTTAATGATAGAGAGACCTCCAAATCCTATAGGATATGTAACTACTCTTAAGCACAAACAAGATCCAGTGTCCGACGCTAG ATTGAGAATATACCGCTCGCTTGATGGTTATTATAAATCTGAAGGATTAAACAGTTTAGAATATAAACTATTAGATATCCATAAAATGAGACTATTCACTCGAATTTACGTGGATGTTGACGAAAATGCTATACGGAAG AGATTTTTCTAG